The following DNA comes from Solanum stenotomum isolate F172 chromosome 11, ASM1918654v1, whole genome shotgun sequence.
ttttgggtgtgaacaagtagacacttaaacttgtataaagtcgAAAtaactaagtatatttttttgtttgttgcaATAACAAGAATAAACATATATGATTGAAAAGTTGTCTCGAAAACTTTTATTAACCATATGATTTTAAATAGCAACTTAAACAAAGTAGCTAGTAAACTCATCCTATAACTAATTAGTGTAGTAAATCAAAgtattaaattatttctataacaaaacaattaataattCCGGTAAATTTGTAACAGTGCCAATGAATTGTcttgaatataaaattattcctataacatatattgtttgtttCATATTCAGTAGGATTATTCAGAAttgtatatttcatttttaattgttcaTAATTTGTGACACTAGTTCTTAAAGAGTGTAAAGtagaattttatattatattcccttgaaattattttacttaTGTTATCGATCGGATTATACTGTGCCTTTCTTtattaagtaaattattttGGATTGTGATTACATTTAAATTGATTCACTTACTGGGTAAGGTGACATGTTATTAATTTTCTCGATATTAAGTAGCTTGTTTTCTACAAATTCATCATTATATAGAGTCTTCGTAGTGTGTTCTGGATGACAAAGATATAGTTTCATCATCTTGCGTTTACCCTATAAAATATTTTGGTGCTATTTTTCTGGTGACtccttgatacttgtgattgatctacttgatACCTATGATTGACATACTTGATATTTATTGATTGTTGAACTGTAACTATTGGACTGCGATTGTTAAACCTTGAGAACTTTGTATCTTAAAATTGTTAAATCTGGCTGATTTCTATGCATGAAGGTAGTAGTTGAGGTGGTTCAATTGGGATGAAAGGAGTACTCGTATTCCAGCTAGTTTTGCTTTGTTTAAGTGGTTACTTGTTGAGTTCCGTGTTGTTTGATACTCACTCTTTGCTTCTATACTTGTGTAGGTTCTGAGCCCGGACCTGTGTGACCTTTCTCCTTCATCTTTTTCGAGGATACATTCAGAGGTAGTTGATTGTCATCCGGCGGGCCCTCTTGTTCCTTACTGTTTTGTTCTATTTGACAAACAAAGACATTCAGATTTGTATTATCTTTCAAATTCTATATTATTACATTAGTGACATGTACACATGACAACCATGTTATGTGAGTAATTTAGAATGACTAAGTTTTCCGCTCTTATGCTATTATTGTTTTACTTTTCACATTTGTTTCACATTGTTGGGTTTGAGGTTGACCTGTATTGGTGGGATAGATGAGTGTCATCATGATCATTTTTCATCAATATAAGTATATAAATGCctcttataattttgtatattattttatattggatatataatattgtttatcaaatttttaaatatttttgttgaaaagaaatatgaaaGTGTTGTATATTATTCTATACCAAatgtatattattgtatatatgAAATTGTGCTTGGACTAAAGatttattatacaaattttcaGCTATATTTTTGCAATAGAAATTAGATAATTCATAATTGGATTTCtctctattttccttttctccGTTCACTATTGTTTGTCAGGATAAAATCGTGCACAAcccttaagaaaaaattaatataaggtgcaatttgactaatataaccttactgtcaatcattattaaaattgtttgtactttttgaaaactataaaagcagcttttttcacattaaagtagtcttgtaattttaaaatgactaCTATTTGAAACCGGTAGTTATGTAATTATTAAGAACAGAATTGGAAAACagtgactaattatttcttgattttttaaattgacaattaattttgaacaactatttttagtatatatgacaaacaatagtggacagagggagtacataATTATACTCATTTAGGAAGGTTAATGCATCACATGATAGAGTACCGTTGATGCCTATATCACTAGATTTGGTTTTGTAGTTcttttaaatatgaatttagttttaattattttcaaattggagattttttttatatagattttatatatatatatatatatatatatatatatatataattagccTCTTCTTTATTTCAGTATTAGAATTAGCTtattaacaacaataataaaaagattCTTACAATCACAATTGTCTGTATCCGCACACTCCACACTAAATAAAaagcaaattaaaataaaaataaaaacgtatgacaacaaagaaaatgaaaaggctttaaggataattttgtaattattttttctaatgcaAGTGTTACAATGTTACTCCCTCtctttcaatttatgtggcacttttcgttTTTTGatagtcaaacagtttaagtttgatcgggAATTTGCGATGGAATCTTCAATATTTTGgaaacaaattttatatatttgtaaactacgtaaaaaacactataagtcacaataattgataattcaaaatgtttaaaaaatatatgaaaaaattacggtcaaagatagacttgtttgaatctcgaaatccgaccacataaattgggacagagggagtacatattactaatacctagaatttcttggtattagtaatacacaactTAACATACAATATAGGGGtcgtttgatagagtgtattaggaaaaataatgcatgcattaggtGTGTATATTAATAATACCTTATTTGATACACTTTTTTATggcatgtataactaatgcaatcATTAGTTATACACTATATTGTATATTAAGTTGTGTATTGATTCAAAGATACTATACTAACAAATATTCTTTAGTACTAGATTGAATTTCTCTTTCCCAATAAAGTACCAATCCTAATTTCTATTTGGACAAGTATTTGCTCGGGCCATCAGGGGTTTTGCAGGTTCACAggaattcatattttttcttaagtCATATATggtaaaatcatatttttaaaatatttaaatataaatgtgaGAATCTAGTTAAAATATCAATTTGATAATATTTGGGTGTATCTTAATTTTTAAGtgaaattagaaatttaaatctaatTTAGACATTGAAAATTTGTAGGATTTTACAAGATTAATTCTATTTCAATTAAGTTTTTTGGAAGCTACTTTACCCTAAACCCTAGATTATGCCTATATaagtaatattataatataCCTTAAAGAGGCATTTTGAAATATCCCGCAAGTTCATGGAATATTCACAAAGATCAATGGATATTAAATAAATCTTAAAATATCTCATGAACTCTTGAGATATTCATTAAGAGATCAAAATATGCTAGACTCTTCTTgataatcaaataaatttcaagaagATCCACAAGCACAAATCTTTCATAGAGATCAAGTTCAAATCATCATAGTTCtttgagagaagtattgaaaatttGTTGCAAAAACTTATATCTAGGGGCGGATCTACATGGACAGATGGGGTGCCACGTCACCCAGGGATCTCAAAAAAacgttgtatatatatgtacatatgtataataattcaatatatattactattgtCACCCAGTAACTATAATGCGGAACAACTCAATTGGCAAAGGAGTTGGTCTGCCACACAACCAATGCAGGTTTGAACCTCACTCcattcattcttatttatttactattctttattaattcaaattgacTCCTTTTCATAATTAGtttttagcttctttttttttactttctcttgcactaattattaatctcttgatatgagtgttacatatttatttttttttatcattaatgaGTACTGAATTATGAAtgtcaaataaatattgttaataatatatttaaatagtagtcttaaaaaaatttaagttttaaaaatgatgaatattattattagagtttttttttctaatttaaagGTTCTTTCGGTCTTCACCGACATTCTTGCTAAGTAAAATGACTAGGCTGAAACTacaatttttattctttccctACTATATATCTCCAACAACACATAAAGTCAATGGAATATGAATATATTATGTTAATACTATTAGATGATTTATACAAGctcaaattttaatatgaaaaatctttttttctcaaagtttcaGCGAATAAGACATATaattccaaaaagaaaaaaaaaagaattgttttAGTTATCTCTAATCTTAGAATATCtagaagaaaatattactaacaTGCATATTTGAtcgatttgtttataaaaaaaaatagaataatcaATAACCCGATATGTAACCCAAAATTAAAGCAATCGATCCTTTTATCTTACTTGAACGTTGTGGCACCCACGACCTCCAAATACTAGATCTGCCTCTGCTTATATctattttgtttcttctttgagagtagtattgaaaATATTCCTAAGCTCGATCTGAATTATTTGTTTCATCCTCGAACTATTGACAGTCAAACATCatttttacttgactaactgaacttaaatataTCTCCAATTTTATTACGTAAATTTTGAGTTATATTTTTGCATCGTAACCAAAATAATTGTACttttataaatttatcattttttatttaatcaaagCGTTTGAAATCGTAACGTTACCTACCTCCACTTTACAGGTTTTGAAATCCTTAGTCATACCTACCACATTgcttaattatattatacagATATAATTGTACTCATTTTGGAAGCTTTTTGCAGATTGGTTCGATTCCCAAGCATAGTGGAAAGGAAGAACTAAAACACTCTCtgcaattattattttatactcCTTTTCTcggtttcaatttgtttaacttataattttaatttgatatgaaatttagaaaatataaaagaattattagatttgtaatttaaatttaaacatatgttaaatacatcaaaatattttttaatattatgccCATTGTTAGCATGTTatgtgaaaaaattaaaattaaaaaattgtttaaaataaaaataatcatcattcttttttaaacaaaataaagagaaaagtaAGTAGAACAAACTGAGTATGTGACAAACACCATCAAACATCTCTTGTTACCATCACATGTTATCTATTACAACatggtataaaaaaaaattgacactaTCAATGCATAGGTTTACCTATAAGATCGTTTGATGTGAGGTAtatataaggtataataatttcataataaaatgcaaaatatttttctcatgtgTTTGATTGGAAGTATTAGATAGTTTTTGGTTTATTTATTCTATCATTTTTACTATAATGATGAAATAAGTTATCTCATACACATAATGAGATAACATATCCAGAAACAATTAATCCCAAAGTAATTTGTTTCCAACCAAACTACTCCTTATAGATGAGTTAATTTGCTATAAATAGGTGGAGAGGATAACACACTCTTCACTCAAATATAACAAGTTGAAGGTAATAAACACAAGAAAGTATGGCCTTTAACAAAGTTGCCCTCCTCATTTTGTTTGGTAAGTCTTTAAATTTCTTATCATCTATGGTAATTCTACATTAAACCCTTAAACATATTTGctaatgactttatttatttattcagcCATTTTTGCTGGAACTATTTTACTTTTAAGCCAAGTGGATGCAGCGCCTGCTTGTCCACGTAACTGTAATCCAATTATTCAGTATGGGAGATGCCCAAAATCTGGAAATAAGAAGTTTAAAGTTGGATGCACCAATTGTTGCTCAGGCAAAAAGGGTTGCAACTATTTCAGTACCGATGGAACTTTTGTTTGTGAAGGAGAATCTAAAGTCAAAAGCTCTTAATATATAGTAGCTGTTTTTCTGTATTTGTACTTTTCTATGTTTAAAATAATCATCTCATGTACGAGTGTCAAGTGTGTGATGTGGCAGTGGATGTATACAATTTTCAACTGTTTGTGCTAGGTTTTCAAGAGCCTAATCAATGGTGTGTTGGTTTATCTTATTCAATTTGGAGATTCTCtgatcgacaaccatcactatgagctatgtgatgatacatcgtcttgtcCACGCTATTAGAATTGTCTTATACTTTGCCGGAATATAAGACatccttaactaagtggatccactaagctatgcttaaaaatcaataaggaatcatctaaaaagtatgaccttttctacccacgttggctacatggtttatgaggactttgaattgtttgaactcgtccccatattgTTGCTTAATAccactcccaataatataactcaactcatatgtttgAAAACATTTCCTCAACCTCAAACTTTGATATTATTGctcaaaaggttctcttaaaagagattatactcaaaaactcctcatgaactcatttggaaatcgatgtttcctctcattttaaatgtaaaaaacatttactcttgggaatacttagttcccatatattcattttgaaaaatgaaactcaactttcctcattctcatactcaagtactcaagtcttaaaacaagttttaaaagattgtaaaagacatctcaaaatgactcgaaagaactctaaagacttaactcttaactctaccttgaatttgaattatgaattcaagggttatgattcatgttatgaaggatctctcgatgtttagatgtagtttagagtagttagaatcataAAGGAGTAAAAGTACACCTTAAAAGAACTCAGATGGGTCAAACGATGGAATAACGACGGGGGCAGGTGACCCTAGCGCACTAAGTGGTGCGGGGCGCTAACCCCTGAACTTCAGAGAGCTCATCTTGGTGCACTGCAGGGGCGCCGCGCCCGCCCTCCTGgtgcatcagtggtgagtcgcGCCACCCCTCCCCCAAAACGACCCGACGAATTTTTCTTCTCGATTTCTGACCCTAATTCTCCTAGAATCAATTGTTTTCCTCAAATTTTCCTTAGATTCATTTACCCAATACAAGTACACAAGAACCTACTCACTTTTCCTTAAGAACAACCCTCGAAGATCGAAATCTTCacctcaagaattcatcaaactCCATAAACAAAGCATGAAgaacaaaacctcaagaacacccatcaagaattcaaatcaTTAAACCTTTAGAACAAAATTACGGATGAAATTTACATGATTGacatgtgggtgaacgaacccaacactatgaaaacttacataccttaatttggCAAAATTTCTCGATAAATCTCAAGAATCTTGACGAACGCCTTGAACTcatctcaaaaccctaagcatAATTTAAAGTTGTaaaaactgacccaaatcagtttagacccgtaaaatattactaaaaacgttTAGATctgatggggtaaggaaaagacaaaagTACCTCTCGTTATTTCCGGTAACTTTTCTTAATTGGACAAGctgacttcaaacgggcatatctccctcatccgaattcaaaatttagaaaacacGATgacattggaaagaggattccaatatctttcatttgatatcttatgggccacctaaattatcatgtactgaaagttatgaccgtttgaagttgacctaaaactcacaacttaagcttaacttgaacaaatctcaaattagctctttctaaatttagctccTTCTAATACTGAGGTGTTACACAAGCTACTATCTTTTCACATTTCAATTAATATAAgataatttttaatatgttatgtatctataaaatagtactaaaaattaagttagaatattaaaaaattggtGAACTCTCGAAATTTCACCCATATTGCATAATTGAGAATGAAggagaaatatatattatttgaaattacattaagagtactataaatcacaagaattaacaatttaaaatatttgaaaaacatagTAAAGTGtgattaactctcaaaatttcacatgtactatataaattgggacaaaggtaataacatatataattttttttaaagtcttgaatgcttTGTTTGTTAATTGATTCAATGTAGATAGATTTACAAGTTATGTACAGTTGCAGCTGAGATTTTGGAACTTTACCCCCACTTGAGCTAGGGagatttttctttgtttgtcctcaaactCCCAGGTATAGTTGATAGATTCTCGAATTAGCTTCTCTATTCAGTAGCCTAAGATTCGGTGGGTTGAATCCCACATATGGATTAATACCACCAtctaaattttaagtttttgaagTTAGAGAAACCTACCCAAGTAACTGCCTATTACAAGCGGTTAGAAGAGACTTTGTGCTTTCTAGCTTTGTGAAGAAGTTACACAATCTTTTCAGGTGTGTGTTCTACACGGGTTCTTCTGAGTGTTGGTTTCATATCATTAGAATACCTATATGCTCTCACCAGGTGTGTGACATTTAAAACCAATAGAACTTCTTTTCCAACTCAAGAGAAACTTATGTATAAGCATCAACCTGTATATTATGCATCTTTCACGGAAAGCTACTTATTTTGActgaaaattaatttgaatgAATTAACTCACTATATACTTGTTGATCTATCTGGTAAACTGAATGTCTTGCAGTAGCTTCTATTACTATTTGTTGGTCTATGGTCCCATCCGTCATAACCCTTACATTGGATTCTAGcgagttttaagttttattcTTCATTTCATGTGGTTCCTCTTGAAAATTCTTAAACTCAAAGGTACTTGCAAAATTAAACACGcagttagaaaaaatatttgcaaGAGCATTCGTTCCCTTAAGGAATGTTGTAGATATAGAACTTCGCATCAAATTAATAGAGTTGACCTCCATTGTCACACTCCAAGGTGTATCCCAAACTCCATTAATGATATTCACCATTGCTAGAGAATCAGATTCCACTATGATATGAGAATATTGATTCTCTAAACAGTATTGCAATCCTTCCTTATTGCAATAGCTTCTGCTACCAGGCTAGAGGAATCCTGAATCTTCATCCCTTTTGCTCTCAGTTATCAAAGATTAATTGGCAAAGAGTTCACTCTCAAGACTTAATTTGAGAAATAGACGcttgatttcttttttatttaatgtttaggattagggttagaaaaagtgaaaaagtggGATTGGGTTGTGGGATCATGGACCTTTTCATCATTGTAAGAACTTGGGGgataaaaatacaagtatataaaatattattttcatcccAACACTTTAACATTAAATAAATTCATCccttcaaaaaattaaattacaatcccaaggaatataaaaaaaatatttaataatattttgtaaacaTTTTTCGAGGAAACCTCAGAACGTTCTCAGAGAACGTCTTCTCCAAGTGCCTCTTCGTCTTCCATAAACTTGTTTTATCGAAATCATCAACCTCCATAAAATTGACCATTTTCCAACAAACCTTCCATCTTCcattatttaaaacataaagaaaagtgAGATTCTATAATTGTTCCTGAAAAATGAACTGGAGTGGGTCTTTTTTTCATcaatcttcttccccaagttcaGTTGaatctttttcaatcttcttcCTCAAGTTTAGTTGAATCTTCTTCCTCTCAAGTAAGTTTAATTGTGCTTTCAATAACTTTTAgcctatttaatttttttatcgcAATAGCGAAATTTAGATATCTGCTTAAAGTTCTAAAAATCTCACCCATTTTAGTTCATGTTTATTTGGAATCATTACTGATGTTTTGCTTTGGATAAGgcatagaatttttttatttttttatgtttatctGGCCtatcaatttgaaaatttttactGTATTTTGGTCGATTTTATGGTGTTTATGTCAATGGCATTGTTGAGTCTTGTTGGAACTGCTGCTTGTTTTGCATACTTTTTAACACTACTCTGTTTGTGTTAATAGTCTACTGGTcgatattttgatatgaaaattatgtttttatatatagtaCAATATGACAAAAACTAGAGGCGGTATCGCTAAACGATTTGTTCCTAAGACTTCTAAAAATAAGAAACGAAAGGCTGTAGAAGTTTCCAAatcttcaaaaaagaaaaaaattatagttgaaGAACCTAAGTCTAACTCGGATTATGATATAATGGCTGAGATTCACAACTGCGAGGCCAGTGTCCAGGCTAGTGATGATGTTGAATCTAGTGAAGAAAAAGCTGATAGTGAAGATGATGAGAATTGTAGAGATACCTGAGATACTGGAGATGAGGATGATGATCATATGTCCCTGCTAATTTGTGCAAGAGATATCTCTCGTAAGTCGTATAATCTAACTACATGGATGGACGAGTTAGGATAGTTTCCAGCGAAAATTTCTATGAGAGCAAGGAAGGATGTTTATCGTGATTTTAGAAAACTTTtagttcaagaaaaaatttataatgacTTGAAAGGTACTTGTTTTGGACACTTGAGGCATATTCCAGAATATTTCAAGTTCAATGGACAAGATGGTCCATTATATGTTGCTGCAACatgtgaaaaatgaaaaaaataaaataaaaaattacatgaaaagTGGTTCTGTGTGAATGATAAGTCTACTTGTTTTGGCTTAAGAGAATTTTCATTCATTATGGGGCTAAATTGCTCAGCATACCCCTGTGATGcaaaaatgacaaaagtccTCCAGAAATGTGAGAAATTTCATTATAAGGTGACCAAGAATAAGAACATCACTACTACAAAGTCGATGAGTTTGATCAAAGGTACCAGATTGAATAAGGAGCAGAAGTTGAAGTGCTCTTTATTTTGGTTCGTCCACTCGATGTTGCTTACCCATGATCGATATAGATTGTGGATTCAAACCACATTAAGATGGTGGATGATTTAGATTTCTTCAAGAGTTATCTGTGGGGGAAAGAGTATTTTGATCTAACAGTGTTgtatttgaagaataaaatcaatttgaagAAGCAGAGTAAAGTGTATAATGAAAGAGGGAACGCATCGTATGCTTTGTATGGCATTCTCTGGGCATTTCTGGTACTTATTATCAGTTATGTACttgatttatgataaaatcttatatatttatatagaattTCATAGCctctattcatttattttttattttattaatttcatgtttgGATATGTGAGGCCTTTCCTCATCTTGATAAGTATGCCAAGAAGTATATATCTTATTAGTGTTGAAGTGTAGATGTCGTTGGTACAATCTAAACCAAGCACATGAAAAGGTATCAACTATCttaattatctatatattttgacCAACAATGACAATAGATATCCGAGttttacaacaataacaaagtATAAATTGCTACTTTTTTTATGTCGTCTGATTTTTCGACAATTCTTTAAGGTGTTGTTTGGTAAAGTGTATTTCTAAGTAAGacttgtattagttatatgtttgattagttatacataggttaTTTATTATGCATTGCTTGATTTTGAGCATTAAAAATATCATGCATGaggaaaattaataattttagtgggaaaaaatgttaaaataaatgttttggaGAAAATCACATTCTAATGCATACATTAAAATCATTGCAttacaaatatcataaatttccatatattaataatacacaccttaatacacaatGAGTGGACTCAATAATAAACATTAATAGACAGTGTACAAAATGTATGTCATCTTTTGATTgatctatattatattatgagTAAATTCGATAATAATTGACATTAAATTGACCAAAATGTTGGGGTCCAAAATAAACAGTAGCTTGAGATCTCCATTAGCTTAATTACAAACATAAAGTTAGTCAAATCCATCTAAGATTTGTTGTTTTCTATACATGTGGTTCTCTTATGTCCGAATATCTTGCAAATTGAACATTTGTTCCTCCTCTTGCTCTTGAAATTCTCACCGACACCCTTGACAcgttttcttttcttccttccaAGCTTGGTATCGACAAGGAGTAGAAGAATATGCATGCTTAGAAATTCTTCTAGCACACACCATTCCAACTCGATAGGGACAACATTAATAGATTCAGAgtaagcaaggtggtatgttTCAGCTTTATATAAAGGCGAAGAATATTCATAGATGCTCGTACCATACTAATCATCATGCTTCGATCTCAAAGCAGCCATTACGTAAGCGTACGGTATCTTGACCAAGTAATATTCCCTACAAGAACATGAATTTTACAGTAGGTTCACGATGGAAGTAGAACCTGCGTCGAACATGGTGAATTGATTGTCATCCCCAGTTATGTTCTCCACATACAAGGAGTCGCCTTCGATCATTTCTTTCTTGCGATCCGTTCGACAGCTGGCATCATTTTACTACCCTTTGATTTAAGGACATGTGCATGCCTCTCCCTGAACAATTCTCCAAATGTCTTAGCAATCGAATTAACTATGAATGCCACGAGGTACTCTATCTCGTCTATCAATATAGCGTTGAGTGACTCGGCAATATTTGTGGTCATCACATCATACATGTTACTTGGGAAATGTGCTCTGCTCCACTTTTTAAAACCAACTTCATGTTCAAGGACGATGGCTGCCTCGGGGGATTTGTCCTTGAATTCCGCAAAATGATCATTTAACTCCTCCAAAGAATATGCCTTTGCCGCGTTGTAGTATAGATAGAGGGAATCTCCACGATGATGATTTACCCGAAGATTTTTACTGAGGTTCCTCATGCAATTATGTGATGAGCATGATTGTAAAACTTTGCAATACTATTGGTAATGCTCTTGTGTCTAT
Coding sequences within:
- the LOC125844626 gene encoding proteinase inhibitor type-2 TR8-like — encoded protein: MAFNKVALLILFAIFAGTILLLSQVDAAPACPRNCNPIIQYGRCPKSGNKKFKVGCTNCCSGKKGCNYFSTDGTFVCEGESKVKSS